The following proteins are encoded in a genomic region of Haloarcula marina:
- a CDS encoding molybdopterin-dependent oxidoreductase encodes MDLRRYTPSPRAVDWGLFVAVTALLATGVATMFTGTPDTAWVIDLHAIAGVVLVCLLPVKLWRVRHRVTPDRMTAPRALSLLLALDATAALVTGVWWIFGGTLDLGPWGLFHLHVGLGLLVPPLLLWHLRYRFHSPATATRHGRRDAIRYAGLVTTGAIVWRLQRPLNDALATAGADRRYTGSREEGTGDGNRFPVTSWVADDPDPVDASEWRLGLTGRVDNRKSFTLADIPTDAAEDAILDCTSGWYSGHEWQGVAVGDLLDAAVVDEGAAWVQFRSVTGYRWSLPVDEARSAILATHVDGERLSHGHGFPLRLVAPGRRGFQWVKWVEEVRVTDRRELGEWVAIFVSGL; translated from the coding sequence ATGGACCTCCGGCGGTACACGCCCTCGCCGCGCGCCGTCGACTGGGGGTTGTTCGTCGCCGTCACGGCGCTGCTAGCGACGGGCGTGGCGACGATGTTCACCGGCACGCCCGACACCGCGTGGGTCATCGACCTCCACGCGATAGCGGGCGTCGTCCTCGTCTGTCTGCTCCCGGTGAAACTGTGGCGGGTCCGCCACCGGGTGACGCCGGACCGGATGACCGCGCCGCGAGCGCTCTCGCTCCTCCTCGCTCTCGACGCGACGGCGGCGCTCGTGACCGGCGTCTGGTGGATTTTCGGCGGGACGCTCGACCTGGGACCGTGGGGGCTGTTTCACCTCCACGTCGGCCTCGGACTGCTCGTCCCGCCGCTGTTGCTGTGGCACCTCCGCTATCGCTTTCACTCCCCCGCGACGGCGACGCGGCACGGACGGCGCGACGCCATCCGCTACGCCGGGCTGGTCACGACGGGGGCCATCGTCTGGCGGCTTCAGCGACCGCTGAACGACGCGCTGGCGACGGCCGGGGCCGACCGGCGCTACACCGGGTCCCGAGAGGAGGGGACCGGCGACGGCAACCGCTTCCCGGTGACCAGTTGGGTGGCCGACGACCCCGACCCGGTCGACGCGAGCGAGTGGCGACTCGGCCTCACCGGCCGCGTCGACAACCGGAAATCCTTCACGCTCGCCGATATTCCGACCGACGCCGCCGAGGACGCTATCCTCGACTGCACGAGCGGGTGGTACTCGGGCCACGAGTGGCAGGGCGTCGCGGTCGGTGACCTCCTCGATGCCGCGGTGGTCGACGAGGGCGCGGCGTGGGTCCAGTTCCGGTCGGTGACCGGCTACCGGTGGAGTCTCCCGGTGGACGAAGCCCGGAGCGCCATCCTCGCCACGCACGTCGACGGCGAGCGACTCTCACACGGCCACGGCTTCCCCCTCAGACTTGTCGCGCCGGGGCGACGCGGCTTCCAGTGGGTGAAATGGGTCGAGGAAGTGCGCGTCACGGACCGGCGCGAACTCGGCGAGTGGGTGGCGATATTCGTCAGCGGCCTCTGA
- a CDS encoding GNAT family N-acetyltransferase produces the protein MDAVDRPTFETSAARSVYQYVERHGTAARHRVRAASDLDPAVFDEALEHLLSKGYLADDGGTLSLALDVGSVERYAEGPVTYTIRPAQPDDFEGLIDAIRAVSDESTYVVAESVAEQLLYEDAVTRHNTVESRVFFVATVDEKLVGWCHLDLPQLDKLRGTAQSTVGVVPEYRGHEIGSRLLERGTEWARANGYRKLYNSVPAVNERALAFLESHGWHTEGIRRNHYTLGDDTVDEVMMARTLD, from the coding sequence ATGGACGCAGTCGACCGTCCGACCTTCGAGACGAGTGCAGCACGGTCGGTGTATCAGTACGTCGAGCGACACGGTACGGCGGCGCGCCACCGCGTGCGAGCGGCCAGCGACCTCGACCCGGCGGTGTTCGACGAGGCGCTCGAACACCTGCTGTCGAAGGGGTACCTGGCGGACGACGGCGGGACCCTGTCGCTCGCGCTCGACGTGGGCAGCGTCGAGCGCTACGCCGAGGGGCCGGTTACGTACACGATTCGCCCGGCCCAACCGGACGACTTCGAGGGACTCATCGACGCCATCCGCGCCGTCTCCGACGAGAGCACCTACGTCGTCGCCGAGAGCGTCGCCGAGCAGTTGCTCTACGAGGACGCCGTCACCCGACACAACACCGTCGAGTCGCGCGTGTTCTTCGTCGCTACCGTCGACGAGAAACTGGTCGGTTGGTGCCACCTCGACCTGCCCCAACTGGACAAACTCAGGGGGACGGCACAGTCCACCGTCGGCGTCGTCCCCGAGTATCGCGGACACGAAATCGGAAGCCGTCTGCTCGAACGCGGGACCGAGTGGGCGCGGGCCAACGGCTACCGGAAACTGTACAACAGCGTCCCGGCGGTCAACGAACGCGCGCTGGCGTTCCTCGAAAGCCACGGCTGGCACACCGAGGGCATCCGGCGGAATCACTACACGCTCGGCGACGACACCGTCGACGAGGTGATGATGGCCCGCACGCTCGATTAG
- a CDS encoding lamin tail domain-containing protein gives MRVLAALVVALAVALAGCGGITIAEPTPQRVQSTADEPSAGPLPDPATEASVVAVVDGDTIRVAYPNGSEDTIRLLGVDTPEVHAENDPAEFEGVPDTEAGRECLRAAGGDASNFAKDGLLGETVGVVGDPNADRRDRYDRRLAYVVVDDRLFNYRLVATGHARVYESDFSRLDRFHEAERTAREARRGLWTCLDSSAATRTPGDSPLAVAEIHADAAGNDNENLNDEYVVFENRGDSPLSLAGWTVGDAAGHTYAVGDVTLDPGERVTLYTGSGTDTADSLYWDADGAIWNNGGDTVVVRDADGRVVLERSY, from the coding sequence ATGCGCGTCCTCGCCGCCCTCGTCGTCGCTCTCGCCGTCGCGCTGGCCGGATGCGGCGGAATCACGATTGCGGAACCGACCCCACAACGGGTGCAATCGACGGCGGACGAACCGTCCGCCGGACCACTTCCCGACCCCGCCACGGAGGCGTCCGTCGTCGCGGTGGTCGACGGCGACACGATTCGCGTCGCCTACCCGAACGGGAGCGAGGACACGATTCGCCTGCTCGGCGTCGACACCCCAGAGGTCCACGCCGAGAACGACCCGGCCGAGTTCGAGGGCGTCCCCGACACCGAGGCGGGGCGCGAGTGCCTCCGCGCCGCTGGCGGCGACGCCTCGAACTTCGCGAAAGACGGCTTGCTCGGCGAGACGGTCGGTGTCGTCGGCGACCCGAACGCCGACCGGCGGGACCGCTACGACCGCCGCCTCGCGTACGTCGTCGTCGACGACCGTCTGTTCAATTACCGACTGGTCGCGACGGGCCACGCCCGCGTCTACGAGAGCGACTTCTCGCGACTGGACCGGTTCCACGAGGCCGAGCGGACGGCCCGCGAGGCCCGCCGCGGCCTCTGGACCTGTCTCGACTCCAGTGCGGCGACCCGGACGCCCGGCGACTCGCCCCTCGCCGTCGCCGAAATACACGCCGACGCCGCCGGGAACGACAACGAGAACCTGAACGACGAGTACGTCGTCTTCGAGAACCGCGGCGACTCCCCGCTCTCGCTCGCCGGGTGGACGGTGGGCGACGCGGCGGGCCACACCTACGCCGTCGGGGACGTGACGCTCGACCCCGGCGAGCGAGTGACTCTCTATACGGGAAGTGGGACCGACACCGCCGATAGCCTGTACTGGGACGCGGACGGCGCTATCTGGAACAACGGCGGCGATACGGTCGTCGTCCGGGACGCCGACGGTCGGGTCGTCCTCGAACGGTCGTACTGA
- a CDS encoding HAD family hydrolase — protein sequence MTTALCFDLDGTLVHRTEPYDAVTRAALADHGIDADDALVSTAQETFWRAHEAMDPDPFGQSMQVVLDETGADGDPEAMVETLRERAYATTEVPDAARDSLAGLAEDDALAVITNGMREWQLGKLDYHGLTDRFDTVVASYEAGAHKPDAAPFDLLRERLPADEYVMVGDDYEADVEGARAAGFVPIHYEGPDGDGPDLWATIGALL from the coding sequence ATGACGACCGCGCTGTGTTTCGACCTCGACGGGACGCTGGTCCACCGTACCGAACCCTACGACGCGGTGACCCGCGCCGCCCTCGCCGACCACGGTATCGACGCCGACGACGCCCTCGTTTCGACCGCCCAAGAGACGTTCTGGCGTGCGCACGAGGCGATGGACCCCGACCCGTTCGGGCAGTCGATGCAAGTGGTCCTCGACGAGACGGGCGCGGACGGCGACCCCGAGGCGATGGTCGAGACGCTCCGCGAGCGAGCGTACGCGACGACCGAAGTCCCCGACGCGGCCCGCGACAGCCTCGCCGGACTGGCCGAGGACGACGCCCTCGCCGTGATTACCAACGGGATGCGCGAGTGGCAACTCGGCAAACTCGACTACCACGGCCTGACCGACCGCTTCGACACCGTGGTCGCGTCCTACGAAGCGGGCGCGCACAAACCCGATGCCGCCCCGTTCGACCTCCTCAGAGAGCGCCTGCCCGCCGACGAGTACGTGATGGTCGGCGACGACTACGAGGCAGACGTCGAGGGCGCACGGGCGGCGGGGTTCGTCCCCATCCACTACGAGGGACCGGACGGCGACGGACCCGACCTCTGGGCCACCATCGGCGCCCTGCTGTAG
- a CDS encoding CBS domain-containing protein, with protein sequence MLVPLPVKDIMQTPARTVDPETTIVAAARRLRDEGIGSLVVERDGECVGIITESDIVAVAAAEGDTDALTVGDVMSTALVTIGPDADIETAVERLRTHGVKKLPVVGADGLVGMVTTTDISSYLPHLSHRSLSAADRSDRPERRRFTRPDTLYENDDWEFESYGTADGIDVGDHVRFTKTLSERDVEQFAEVSGDTNRLHLDDTFATGSRFGRRIVHGTLVSGLISAALARLPGLTIYLSQELSYRGPVDIGERVTAHCEVVEQLRENRYRLATAVDDSDGECVVEGDAVVISDPIPDPG encoded by the coding sequence ATGCTCGTCCCACTGCCGGTCAAGGACATCATGCAGACCCCCGCACGGACCGTCGACCCCGAGACCACTATCGTGGCGGCGGCGAGGCGACTCCGCGACGAGGGCATCGGGTCGCTCGTCGTCGAACGAGACGGTGAGTGCGTCGGCATCATCACCGAGAGCGACATCGTCGCCGTCGCCGCGGCGGAGGGCGACACGGACGCGTTGACCGTCGGCGACGTGATGTCGACGGCCCTGGTCACCATCGGCCCGGATGCAGACATCGAGACGGCCGTCGAGCGCCTGCGAACCCACGGCGTGAAGAAACTCCCCGTCGTCGGCGCGGACGGCCTCGTGGGGATGGTGACGACGACGGACATCTCCAGTTACCTCCCGCACCTCTCACACCGCTCGCTGTCGGCGGCCGACCGCTCCGACCGCCCCGAACGCCGTCGGTTCACCCGCCCCGACACGCTGTACGAGAACGACGACTGGGAGTTCGAGAGCTACGGAACCGCCGACGGTATCGACGTGGGCGACCACGTCCGGTTCACCAAAACCCTCTCGGAGCGCGACGTGGAGCAGTTCGCCGAGGTCAGCGGCGACACGAACCGCCTTCACCTCGACGACACCTTCGCGACCGGGAGTCGGTTCGGCCGCCGTATCGTCCACGGGACGCTCGTCTCCGGCCTCATCAGCGCCGCCCTCGCGCGCCTGCCGGGGCTGACCATCTACCTCTCACAGGAACTCAGCTATCGCGGTCCGGTCGACATCGGCGAACGCGTGACCGCCCACTGCGAGGTGGTCGAGCAGTTACGCGAGAACCGCTATCGCCTCGCCACCGCCGTCGACGACAGCGACGGCGAGTGCGTCGTCGAGGGCGACGCCGTCGTCATCTCCGACCCGATTCCCGACCCGGGGTAG